Part of the Henckelia pumila isolate YLH828 chromosome 2, ASM3356847v2, whole genome shotgun sequence genome is shown below.
GCTAtcgtttgatgaatgatgcccaaggttgagcaaaattcttcaaaaggagccacaaATTCTCCATCTCGATCACTTCGAATCATTTTAATCTTTGAACTTTgttgattttcaatctcagtcttatatttcttgaaagcttcgattgcttcatctttgcttttcaataaatatacataataaaatcTGGTGCAGtcatcaatgaatgttataaagtacTTATTTCCACCTTGTgtttgtaccatttttaaatcacatgCATCAGTGTGTATTAATTCAAGTGGCGTAGTACTTCTCGTGACAGTATGAAATGGAGCTTTGACCATTTTCGcttcaacacaaatctcacaCTTATGTTGTGGATTTATTTTAAACATAggtattacatttaaattttcaagtctttgcAACGTTTTGAAGTTAACATGCCCTAAACATTCATGTCATAAATCACAACTTTCAGTCAAGTAAGCAGaactaataattttattttttgcctCAGGAAGGATAACATTCATTACATTTAATTTAAAGAGACCACTTTCTTGGTACCCTTTACCAACAAATACACCAGACTTTGTCAATACAAACTTATCAGACTCAAACACCAATCTAAACCCTGTCTTTCTCAAAAGAGAGCccaaaactaaatttttatGAATGTCTGGCACATGTAGTACATTCTTGAGCGTCATCTCCTTGCCCGACGTCATTTTCAGCACTACATTACCAACTCCAACGACATCCGAAGTTGCAGAGTTTCCCATGAACAACTTTCTATCTCCAATGGTGGCATAGGTGGAATACATATCTTTATCTGCACAAATGTGACTCGTAGAGCCAGTATCGATCCACCATCCTCTTGGATCATCCACCATGTTGGTCTCACAAATAACAGCACTAAGATCAATATCAAAAATTGCTAAAGGCACATATCTTTCTTCAACCATGTTTGCTTGCTTTGGTTTTTGACTTTTGTTGTTTTTTCCTTGGAAGTCGGCAGTCCCTTGCCATGTGATTTGGTTTGCCACAGTTGTAGAAACTTCCTTGGAATTTCTTTGCTTTCCCCTTTTGCTTTCCATCATGGGGGCGCTTCCTTTTGTGACTCGTACTTGATTCCGCCGGATttgctttggcctcagtttccATCATCTTTTTATGTGACTTGGTCTTGGTGTTTCTGTTGTCCTCCTCGATGCAAAGTCTCACAATAAGgtcttcaagttttaactccttACGTTTGCGCTTAAGGTAGTTCTTGAAGTCCTTCCATTGCGATGGCAACTTCTCAATGATATATGCGACTTGGAACGGTTCATTGATCTCCATTCCTTAGGCCAACAAGTCATGCAAGATAATTTGTATTTCTTGCACTTGACTCATCACAGTttttgagtctaccattttgaTGTCCAGAAATTTGCCAACCACAAACTTATTTATGCTTGCATCTTTAGTTTAGTATTTCTTTTCCAAGGAATCCCAGAGTTCCTTGGCAGTCTTGACAGAGGAGTAGACACTATAGAGAGTGTCATCAAGGTCATTCAAGATGTAGTTTCTACACAAGAAATCATTGTGGTTCCATTCATCAACCGCAACCCTTCTTTGTGTGTCCGAACCGCCTTCAACGACAACATGGGGATCTTCCTTGACAAATCTGGACAGGTTCAATATGGTAAGGTAGAATAGCATCTTCTACTGCCAATATTTGAAGTTGGAAATAGAAAACTTTGGGTCCATAGGTTGAGTTAAGGGCTGGGTTTGGTCTCGTTATAACCTCCTGGATGTGGGCTAGGTTTGGGGGGTGGAcctccggccagtggtggccgaATTCCGGCGGCCTAAGCCATTAAGTGGTTGTGGTCGTGGGTAAGGTGCTGCTCATATAGATTTCTGAATTTTGGCTTTTGgcgggccgggctcgggttttCGGATCCGAGTAGGGTCTAAAATGTCacgggtcaagttagttggTTCCGGTTTCGGATTGTGTTAGTTGTGCtcggatattttatttttaagttaattattactTTAAGTGTTTATATGGGCCTAAGTtgagttaattaatttaaatgggCTATTTAggtaattatttgggcttaattaattatttacgtgagtaaattaatttttatgggcctagggcttatggaagttattgggcccgTTTATGGTAATTTGGGTTCATTAGGCCAGTCTAGGTTATTAATGAGCTTGGGTTAATTAATGGGCCAGAAATTTATTAATgagcttaaataaattatttgagcTAAATTTAAGTTATTAAGTCTAAGTCTAAGTCTAAGGAGTTAACAGCCTGAACCAGTCAATGAAAAATgcatagtccgtaaatatatatttaatttttgcatgaatatttttatgtataagtattatttttatgaaaaataactaaatatatatttatgggcatatttttatgaaaatgatatcataaagatttttttatgtatgtgcatgatgatatatgtatatgtatgaaGGTGggcataaaaaatattttaaaggaaGTTAAAGTGGGTGTGTGACAACCTACGGGATTGGGGATGGGATGCCTAGGCCCGGAGCCCTTTTCATATGACACGGGACTGTAATTCGGGATACTGGGGCCCGATTGTCTTTTCATACAACTATgattatgattttcttacgGATCCGGGGTCAGCCTGGTGAAGGGGCCAAGAGGTGGAGATCCCATCGCCTTGTACGCTGGTTtctagattgatcaatcgacatGACACGTCACACAACATGGATATAACCTTCatgaaaattttaagttatgatgtGCCgtaagtattatgtatgatgaacatgttatgatatgattatgTATGAAAAGTTTCAGTGCAACcatgagttatgatttttaagaacatGAATGTATATATGTAGTATTTTGTAAGTTGCATgcattatgtgttgcataagtTTTTATCATGTTGTTATCATCAGATAGAACGTGTTGAGCCTCTCGGAttactagatttaaatggtgcagttGAGCAAGATTATGAGGTAGAGAATTTAGCTCCGACTATCCTAAAGACGTATGAGCTCCCAGCATTCGGCTAGCCCGTGACCTATGCTCAGTTTATATTTCAGTGAGTTTTGAAGAATTATACATTTTCCGCATAAGTATTATTATTTCATGAgtttatgaattttatgttcAAGATTTATGAGAGTTTGAGTGAtgatatttttatgcatggatttatatttatcttaagatattttatttgcatgcaaaattttgggattttatgtagaatatttttatgaaaatttatttttaagttaaaaatatttatgtattattttagtaatacacattttaatatttatataatatattaagtatttatttatttataaaaaaaaattccagttgtcgtttcagttggtatcaaagaatggtccttggagggtactagcctgctacgtggagctcagaagtcACGCTACCAGTCAGTaagttttaatgttttaattatgtttatgaGGCTTAGAATTtatgctttaattatttatcttatggAAATTTTAAagatacttagttatgcattgcgatcaCGTgagagatttatgaaaattgcAGTATGTCTCCGAGAAGAGAGTCTCAAGAAAATAATACCGATGAAGCCAACCGGGAGAGAGAGGGAGCTCGTGGGAATCCATCTCCACCACCTCAGCTTACTCCGTTCGATAGAGCCAGTGTAGATATGCTGGCTGGGATTACGATGCTGCTGGTGCACCAGATTGCATAGCCAACGAAATCCCACGATGAGGACGTAGCAGAGCGATTCAAGAAGCAGGGACTTAAGGAATTTAGTGCTATTACTGACCCACTCGTTGCTGAGGAGTGGATCCATTCTCTGGAGACTATCTTTGCATTCATGGGGATCACCGATGTTGATAAGGTGAGGTGCGCTATCTTTATGCTGAAGGAGGATGCAGCGTTGTGGTGGGAAGGAGCAGTGATCGGGGTGGACTTGGCTACATTGGTATGGGCAGATTTTAGGAGGATGTTCTTTGAGAAATATTTCACTACTGAGGCACGTGGCAGACTGCTCCGGGaatttatgagtctccgtccgGGAGACAGATCTGTTGTTGAGTACGTGAAACAGTTTGAGCGGGGATGTCATTTTGCACCTTTGATCGCAAATGATGAGCAGGAGAGGTTAAGACACTTCACAGATGGACTGCGACCAGACATTAAGCATGATGTGTTTATGGCCAATGTGGCAAACTACAGGGCAGCGGTGAACAGGGAATTGAGATCCGAGCAGAGGAGGAATGAGATGCATGCAGCCTATCAGAATAAGAGACAGTTTTAGCAATAGTTCAGAGGCCAATCTTCGCATCCGATGAAGAAGCAATTCATTGGGCCGGAAAAGGGCCCAAATCCACCCAAACCGCAGCAGAGGCCATAGCAGAGAGGGGCAGTCGCCCCAAATCCTTGAGGGATACCCCTGTGCAATACATGTAATAAGCCCTACTCGGGGAAGTGCATGGCTGGCTCGGGAGTGTGCTACAAGTGTAAGCTACCAGGGCATATTGCGATGAATTGCCCGAATGTGAAGAACACTGCAGGACGTGTGTACGTTATGCAAGCTGAGGAGGCGGATCCAGACACGTCATTGATCACGGGTAATCCTAACTCATGTATTTAAAATTTGTTAGTTTGCATGTTTAATAGGAATTGCATTGGGTATTATGtgattttggattttttgggtTATTTGCTTTTGCATGAATAGTATAGGATGAAATTTCTAATTTTTGGGTGTAGAACGTTTAAGTAGAATTTATGCGTACTATGGGTTTAATTGATTGTTCTTAAGTTTTGTTTGTTCGTTGGGAAATTTTATGAGTGCAGGAAAAATCCTCTTTAGAGGTAATGCTATGTATGCGTTGCTAGACTCAAGAGCTACGCATTCATTTATCTCTCAGGAGTTTATTAGGCGGGTAGGCATTATACCTGAGAATGCTGCTACGAGCTATGATGTTACCTTGCCATCTGGAGAGTTTATTACTACAACCAGTGTGCTCAGTGGcgtggagttggagcttcatgGGAATATGATTAGGGCCGATCTAGTGGTGCTACAGATGTCAGgatttgatcttattttgggaATGGATTGGCTGACAGTTAGTGGAGCTTCGATAGATTTTTGAAGATTGACAGTTTCAGTGAACTCGGCAGGCAGAGATTCCTTTATTTTCTTTGCAGCTCAGAGAAACAATACTTTTCATGTCATATCTTTTGTACGTGCGATAAGGTTGTTACGGAAGGATTGTTAGGGATTTCTCGCCAGTGTAGTACTTGCAGCAGGCAAGCCATCTACTAGATCTATTACAGATGTGGATTGTTCGTGATTTTTTGGATGTCTTCCTGGAAGATGTaacaggaattccaccagtcaAAGAGGTTGAGTACAGTATCAAGCTGCTAccaggtactgtgcctatctctaaggaaCCGTATCGTCTTGCTTCCactgagatgaaagagctgAGAGATCATATACATGATCTTCTAGAGAAGGGCTTCATTCGCCCTAGTGTCTCACCTTGGGGTGTGCCAGTTTTGTttatgaagaagaaggatggcaacAAGATATTATGCATCGATTATCGGGAGcttaacagggtcacagtgaagaataagtatccactaccaAGGATAGagtatttatttgatcagttgcagggagcttcggtgttctcagagatcgatctgcgatcaggATACCATCAGTTATGAGTCAGAGAGGAGGATGTGTCCAAGACCGCttttcggacacgttatgggaaTTATGAGTTTATGGTAATGCCGTTTGGCCTGACTAATGCTCCAgtggttttcatggatctcatgaaccgtatctttaggccaaatcttgatcagttcttcatcgtcttcattgatgacatttttatttattctaggAGCttggaggagcatagacagcatttGCAGACAGCTTTATAAACTTTGAGGGAGCAGAAGTTAAATGCGAAAttcagcaagtgtgaattttggcttgatcagGTGTCATTCTTGGGCTACATTGTTTCTAAGGAGGGCATAGCAGTGGATCCATAAAAAATGGAAGCTGTTCAGAGTTGGGGGATTCCGAGTAATGCATCTGAGATATGCAGCTTCTTGGATTTAGCAGGTTACTACCGgaagtttatcaagggtttCTCTTCTAATGCAGTACCATTGACATCATTAACCAAGAATAACGTGAAATATGTTTGGAGTCCTGAATGTCAgggagctttgatcagcttaAGGAGACGCTTACTTTTTCATTGGTGTTGGCGATGCCAGTGGAGCATGAGGAGTTTGTTGTGTACACAGATGTGTCTAAGATGGGTTTAGGCGCTGTCCTTATACAAAGCGGGAAGGTGATTGCCTATGCAttgagacagttgaagattcatgagcagaactattcGACGCAcaatttggagcttgcagctaTTGTGTTTGTGCTTAAGATTTTGAGGCACTACTTGTAcggagagaagtgcaagattttcactgactacaagagccttaagtacttcttcactcagaaagagttgaatatgaggcagcgccAGTGGTTTGAGTTGGTTAAGAACTATGACTGTGGCATTAGCTATcacccgggtaaagctaatgtagtggccaatgctttgagtcggaaggcTTCAGTGTTAGCATGTGTGTTAGTTCAACAACCTCCACAGACTGAGATGCAGAGGATTGACCGTAGTAGCTcggtttcattttacaagattaagtgattttaaacctgttagaaaatgacatataattttaaaagtgataaaacatgtttaaataatccttatttggtaaaaataagtggaaaataagatccgaaacgtccaaaaatggtagggtaggccccgggggtccaaaaatgagattggaaggaccaaaacagttcggagcatacggaccagttcgggccctccg
Proteins encoded:
- the LOC140878801 gene encoding uncharacterized protein yields the protein MEINEPFQVAYIIEKLPSQWKDFKNYLKRKRKELKLEDLIVRLCIEEDNRNTKTKSHKKMMETEAKANPAESRTADFQGKNNKSQKPKQANMVEERYVPLAIFDIDLSAVICETNMVDDPRGWWIDTGSTSHICADKDMYSTYATIGDRKLFMGNSATSDVVGVGNVVLKMTSGKEMTLKNVLHVPDIHKNLVLGSLLRKTGFRLVFESDKFVLTKSGVFVGKGYQESGLFKLNVMNVILPEAKNKIISSAYLTESCDL
- the LOC140878802 gene encoding uncharacterized protein, with protein sequence MAGSGVCYKCKLPGHIAMNCPNVKNTAGRVYVMQAEEADPDTSLITGKILFRGNAMYALLDSRATHSFISQEFIRRVGIIPENAATSYDVTLPSGEFITTTSVLSGVELELHGNMIRADLVVLQMSGFDLILGMDWLTVSGASIDF